The following are encoded in a window of Bradyrhizobium guangdongense genomic DNA:
- a CDS encoding helix-turn-helix transcriptional regulator translates to MTSEAALLSQLIALVYDAALDPTLWPRALEQACLFVGGSSGALFWHDAATEQTAVLHLFNEGPEYTKLYLEKYLALNPCFPAATFCEAGLVYASSDFVPFEEMAQTRFYEEWMKPQGMVDALGSNLEKGATNSSIVSVRMHGNDGLVDADDRRRFALLVPHFQRAVSIGRLFDQSKTAQAVLTQTLDHVSAAVFLVGSNGRLVFANAPGRTVLDEAALFTERNGLLFAVAPDAQRALREACLAAETGNAAADGSGPIPLATSQAGWFANVLPLTSGDRQRTGALHSAVAAVFVRRTSPASPPPLEALAKLYKLTASEIRLVDAVMKVSGVKALADLLGLTQATVKTHLHNVFRKTGTARQSELVKLIAGFAPPTQE, encoded by the coding sequence GTGACGTCTGAAGCCGCCTTGCTTTCGCAGCTGATTGCTCTCGTTTACGACGCCGCGCTCGATCCCACCCTTTGGCCACGTGCCCTGGAGCAAGCCTGCCTGTTCGTCGGCGGCTCCTCCGGCGCCTTGTTCTGGCACGATGCGGCGACCGAGCAGACCGCGGTTCTGCATCTCTTCAATGAAGGACCCGAATACACAAAACTCTATCTTGAAAAGTACCTTGCCTTGAATCCGTGCTTTCCGGCGGCAACGTTCTGCGAGGCCGGTCTCGTCTATGCATCCAGCGATTTCGTCCCATTCGAGGAAATGGCGCAGACGCGCTTTTATGAAGAGTGGATGAAACCGCAGGGCATGGTCGATGCGCTCGGATCGAATCTGGAAAAGGGAGCGACCAATTCATCGATCGTCAGTGTCCGGATGCATGGGAATGACGGGCTTGTCGATGCCGATGATCGCCGCCGCTTTGCGCTGCTCGTGCCGCATTTCCAACGCGCGGTGTCGATCGGGCGGCTGTTCGATCAGAGCAAGACCGCGCAGGCGGTCCTGACCCAGACGCTCGACCACGTCTCGGCTGCCGTGTTCCTGGTCGGGTCCAATGGGCGGCTCGTCTTCGCCAACGCGCCGGGGCGGACGGTGCTGGACGAGGCCGCACTGTTCACCGAAAGAAACGGGCTGCTGTTCGCCGTTGCGCCCGATGCGCAGCGCGCGTTGCGCGAGGCATGCCTCGCGGCCGAGACCGGCAACGCCGCAGCGGACGGTAGCGGACCCATTCCGCTCGCGACCTCGCAAGCCGGCTGGTTCGCCAATGTGCTGCCGCTGACCTCGGGCGACCGGCAGCGTACCGGAGCGCTGCATTCCGCGGTGGCTGCCGTCTTTGTCCGCAGGACCTCGCCGGCAAGCCCGCCGCCGCTGGAGGCGCTGGCAAAGCTCTACAAACTCACCGCCAGCGAAATCCGCCTGGTCGATGCGGTCATGAAGGTCAGTGGGGTGAAAGCCCTGGCCGATCTGCTCGGCTTGACCCAGGCCACTGTGAAGACGCACCTTCACAACGTCTTTCGCAAGACCGGCACCGCGCGGCAGAGCGAGCTGGTCAAGCTGATCGCCGGCTTCGCGCCGCCGACGCAGGAGTGA
- a CDS encoding TRAP transporter small permease subunit — MVSVSPEAPQSLNAAAPAPLRILLDAIDRLGRLDGWIGGGCLLTLTLLMLCEVATRFLSNFLSFFPPTISIAWEYSSYLMAASFTFGAAMTLRVGGHIRVVLLLKNAPAPVQRALEIVSAAAGFAFMAFLTSAMAKFAFGAYVRGQVSTSSDTPLWFPQGVVTFGMLLLTLQFLARAIQAVLGLPLEDHRMKASPVE; from the coding sequence GTGGTGAGCGTCTCGCCCGAAGCTCCGCAGAGCCTCAACGCGGCGGCGCCGGCGCCGCTGCGCATCCTGCTCGATGCCATCGACCGGCTCGGCCGGCTCGACGGCTGGATCGGCGGCGGGTGCCTCCTGACCCTGACGCTGCTGATGCTGTGCGAGGTCGCAACCCGCTTCCTCTCGAATTTCCTGTCGTTCTTCCCGCCGACGATCTCGATCGCCTGGGAATATTCCTCCTATCTGATGGCGGCCTCGTTCACCTTCGGCGCCGCCATGACCTTGCGGGTCGGCGGTCACATCCGCGTCGTGCTGCTGCTGAAGAACGCACCAGCGCCGGTGCAACGCGCACTCGAGATTGTTTCGGCTGCCGCGGGCTTCGCCTTCATGGCGTTCCTGACCTCGGCGATGGCGAAATTCGCCTTCGGCGCCTATGTGCGCGGCCAGGTCTCGACCTCCAGCGATACGCCGCTGTGGTTTCCGCAAGGCGTCGTCACCTTCGGCATGCTGCTGCTCACGCTCCAGTTCCTGGCGCGTGCGATCCAGGCGGTGCTCGGCCTGCCGCTGGAGGATCACCGCATGAAGGCCTCTCCCGTCGAATGA
- a CDS encoding hydantoinase/oxoprolinase family protein, translating into MLEGAEVRLAVDIGGTFTDIVLDVGTVRKTRKVLTTPQRPEQAVLDGMRLILTDARAHVSDIDVFIHGTTLATNAIIERRGAKTALIATDGFRDVLDIGTESRYDQYDLTIDKPKPLAPRSLRFTVPERVDAHGAVRLPLDETAVRALAPKLRALNVESVAIAFLHSYANPEHERRAAAIIAEEMPGISVTMSSAVCPEIREYERTSTAVANAYVQPLIDGYLARMADALQVEQFRGAIYLVTSGGGVTSIETARRFPVRLVESGPAGGAIFSAQIAARLGESKVLSFDMGGTTAKICLIEKFQPETSRVFEVDRAARFLKGSGLPVRIPVIEMVEIGAGGGSIAHVDAMKRVTVGPESASSEPGPACYGRGGQRPAVTDADVALGMIDPGAFAGGTIKLDPELSKQALLRSVGEPLGLSAETAAYAVHEVVCENMASAARVHAVERGEIVGQHTLIAFGGAAPLHAARVAEKIGVSRVIVPSNAGVGSAVGFLAAPIAYELVRSRHVRLDDFDTEAVSDLLQEMATEARALVEPGAAGAPVRERRAAFMRYVGQGHEISVELPNRPLTPADLAGLRQKFEADYSAMFERPIPGAAIEVLSWSVLATTEARNPPTVAAVARKPAGKASGSRKFFDGRAGEVIEIPLYRREDMAPGATIAGPAVIAEDETSTFVSTSFDAHIDGAGSIVMERKAA; encoded by the coding sequence ATGCTTGAGGGAGCCGAGGTGCGGCTTGCCGTCGATATCGGTGGCACGTTCACCGACATCGTGCTGGACGTGGGTACGGTGCGCAAAACCCGCAAGGTGCTGACGACGCCCCAGCGCCCGGAGCAGGCGGTGCTGGATGGGATGCGTCTCATTCTCACCGATGCACGCGCGCATGTCAGCGATATCGACGTCTTCATTCACGGCACCACGCTCGCGACCAACGCCATCATCGAGCGCCGCGGCGCCAAGACTGCGCTGATCGCGACCGACGGTTTTCGCGATGTCCTCGATATCGGCACCGAGAGCCGTTACGACCAGTATGATCTCACGATCGACAAGCCGAAGCCGCTGGCGCCGCGGAGCCTGCGCTTCACCGTGCCCGAACGCGTCGATGCGCATGGCGCCGTTCGCCTCCCGCTCGACGAAACGGCGGTGCGCGCACTCGCGCCGAAATTGCGCGCGCTGAATGTCGAGAGCGTTGCGATCGCTTTCCTGCACTCCTACGCCAACCCGGAACACGAGCGCCGCGCGGCGGCGATCATAGCTGAGGAAATGCCCGGGATCTCCGTGACCATGTCGTCAGCCGTGTGCCCGGAGATCCGCGAGTACGAGCGCACGTCCACGGCCGTCGCCAATGCTTATGTCCAGCCGCTGATCGATGGCTATCTCGCGCGCATGGCGGATGCCTTGCAGGTCGAACAGTTCCGTGGTGCGATCTATCTCGTCACATCAGGCGGCGGCGTCACCTCGATCGAGACGGCGCGACGCTTTCCGGTGCGGCTCGTCGAATCCGGTCCTGCCGGCGGGGCGATCTTCTCGGCGCAGATCGCCGCGCGCCTCGGCGAGAGCAAGGTGCTCTCCTTCGACATGGGCGGCACCACCGCAAAGATCTGTTTGATCGAAAAGTTCCAGCCCGAGACCTCGCGCGTATTCGAGGTCGATCGCGCGGCGCGCTTCCTGAAAGGCTCGGGCCTGCCCGTACGTATTCCCGTGATCGAGATGGTCGAGATCGGCGCCGGTGGCGGCTCGATCGCGCATGTCGACGCGATGAAGCGGGTCACCGTCGGCCCCGAGAGCGCCTCGTCGGAGCCCGGGCCTGCCTGCTACGGTCGCGGCGGCCAGCGTCCGGCGGTGACGGATGCGGACGTTGCGCTGGGCATGATCGATCCCGGCGCCTTTGCGGGTGGCACGATCAAGCTCGATCCGGAGCTCTCGAAGCAGGCGCTGCTGCGGAGCGTCGGCGAGCCCCTGGGCCTGTCGGCCGAGACGGCAGCCTACGCTGTGCACGAGGTCGTCTGCGAGAACATGGCGAGCGCGGCGCGCGTGCATGCGGTCGAGCGCGGCGAGATTGTCGGCCAACACACGCTGATTGCCTTCGGCGGCGCGGCGCCGTTACATGCGGCGCGTGTCGCCGAGAAGATCGGCGTCTCCCGCGTGATCGTGCCGTCGAATGCCGGCGTCGGCTCGGCGGTCGGATTCCTGGCGGCGCCCATCGCCTATGAGCTGGTGCGCAGTCGTCACGTCCGGCTGGACGATTTCGACACCGAAGCGGTTTCGGACCTCTTGCAGGAGATGGCGACCGAGGCCCGTGCGCTGGTCGAGCCGGGCGCTGCCGGTGCGCCGGTGCGCGAGCGCCGCGCCGCCTTCATGCGCTATGTCGGCCAGGGCCATGAGATCTCGGTCGAGTTGCCGAACCGGCCGCTGACCCCGGCTGATCTCGCAGGTCTCCGCCAGAAATTCGAAGCGGATTACTCCGCGATGTTCGAACGTCCGATCCCGGGCGCAGCGATCGAAGTGCTGAGCTGGTCGGTGCTCGCGACCACCGAGGCGCGCAATCCTCCGACGGTTGCTGCCGTCGCGCGCAAGCCCGCGGGCAAAGCGTCCGGCAGCCGCAAGTTCTTCGACGGACGGGCAGGGGAAGTGATCGAGATCCCGCTCTATCGGCGCGAGGACATGGCGCCCGGCGCGACCATTGCCGGCCCCGCCGTGATCGCGGAGGACGAGACCTCCACCTTCGTCTCGACCAGTTTTGACGCCCATATCGACGGTGCCGGCAGCATCGTCATGGAACGGAAGGCGGCCTGA
- a CDS encoding TRAP transporter large permease, whose amino-acid sequence MSIEVVALFSILFALLACGVWIGLTLALTATLLLAMFRSIPLDKLLPQYAWNILTTQELLALPLFILMGELLFRTRLSRSLFQGLAPWAGLLPGRLLHVNVIGCTIFAAISGSSAATTQVIGRMSLNELLRRGYSRDIAIGSLAGAGTLGFLIPPSNIMIIYGVLGDVSILKLFTAGVLPGLLLAATFMGWVMLHTSLKPSMVPETEAKLSQVSWGERFVALRDLAPALFLIACVLGSMYGGLATPSEAAAVGVLGAGLVAWAQGSMSQQVMRDVLIGSVVTCSMIALIVLGASILGNAAAFLGIPQAVAAFVKGLGLSPFMLIVVLVIFYLVLGCFLDGFSMIVMTLPIVLPIVKGAGFDEIWFGIFLVLAVEMAQITPPVGFNLFVIQGLTEDGLGYIARVTMPYLMIMIGFVLLLTLWPGIVTILPRVLYG is encoded by the coding sequence ATGAGCATCGAAGTCGTCGCCCTGTTCTCGATCCTGTTTGCGCTGCTGGCGTGCGGCGTCTGGATCGGCCTGACATTGGCGCTCACTGCGACGCTGCTGCTCGCGATGTTCCGCTCGATCCCGCTCGACAAGCTGCTGCCGCAATATGCCTGGAACATCCTGACCACGCAGGAGCTGCTGGCGCTGCCGCTGTTCATCCTGATGGGCGAATTGCTGTTTCGCACTCGCCTGTCGCGCTCGCTGTTCCAGGGGCTGGCGCCATGGGCCGGTCTTCTGCCGGGCCGCCTGCTGCATGTGAACGTGATCGGCTGCACCATCTTCGCCGCGATCTCCGGCTCCTCGGCCGCGACCACGCAGGTGATCGGCCGGATGTCGCTCAACGAGCTCTTGCGCCGCGGCTATTCGCGCGACATCGCGATCGGCTCGCTCGCCGGCGCCGGCACGCTCGGTTTCCTGATCCCGCCGTCCAACATCATGATCATCTACGGCGTGCTCGGCGACGTCTCGATCCTGAAGCTGTTCACCGCCGGCGTGCTGCCCGGCCTGCTGCTGGCCGCCACTTTCATGGGCTGGGTGATGCTGCACACGAGCCTCAAGCCCAGCATGGTGCCGGAAACGGAAGCCAAGCTTTCGCAGGTGTCGTGGGGCGAGCGCTTCGTCGCGCTAAGGGATCTCGCGCCCGCGCTGTTTCTGATCGCCTGCGTGCTCGGCTCGATGTATGGCGGGCTGGCGACACCGTCGGAGGCCGCCGCCGTCGGTGTGCTCGGCGCCGGCCTTGTCGCCTGGGCGCAGGGCTCGATGTCACAACAGGTGATGCGCGACGTGCTGATCGGCTCGGTCGTGACCTGCTCGATGATCGCGCTGATCGTGCTTGGCGCCTCGATCCTCGGCAATGCCGCAGCCTTCCTCGGCATTCCGCAGGCGGTCGCCGCCTTCGTGAAGGGGCTTGGCCTTTCGCCCTTCATGCTGATCGTTGTGCTGGTCATTTTCTACCTGGTCCTCGGCTGCTTCCTCGACGGCTTTTCGATGATCGTGATGACGTTGCCGATCGTGCTGCCGATCGTGAAAGGCGCCGGCTTCGACGAGATCTGGTTCGGTATCTTCCTCGTGCTCGCCGTCGAGATGGCGCAGATCACCCCGCCTGTCGGCTTCAACCTGTTCGTGATCCAGGGTCTGACTGAAGACGGTCTCGGCTACATCGCGCGCGTGACGATGCCTTATCTGATGATCATGATCGGCTTCGTGCTGCTGCTGACGCTCTGGCCCGGCATCGTCACGATCCTGCCGCGGGTGCTGTACGGATAG
- a CDS encoding NAD-dependent protein deacetylase yields MANHLLQDFVERHEKLFVLTGAGVSTNSGIPDYRDRDGNWKRTQPVNFQAFMSEEPTRQRYWARSLIGWRRFGQARPNDAHHALARLEADGRCGMLLTQNVDRLHQSAGHRQVIDLHGRLDLVRCMGCGAKAPRSEFQDVLGRANPEWLTLEAADAPDGDADLEDAEFSSFKVPACEACGGILKPDVVFFGENVPRDVVAVAQDHLSQADAMLIVGSSLMVYSGFRFVQAAAQRNIPIAAVNLGRTRADDLLTLKVEARCEAALAFLL; encoded by the coding sequence ATGGCAAACCATTTGCTCCAGGATTTCGTCGAACGGCACGAAAAGCTCTTCGTGCTGACCGGCGCCGGTGTCAGCACGAATTCAGGCATTCCCGACTATCGCGACAGGGACGGCAACTGGAAGCGGACCCAGCCGGTCAATTTCCAGGCCTTCATGTCGGAGGAGCCGACGCGCCAACGCTATTGGGCGCGCAGTCTGATCGGCTGGCGGCGGTTCGGACAGGCCCGGCCGAACGATGCGCATCACGCGCTCGCCCGGCTCGAGGCCGACGGGCGCTGCGGGATGCTGCTGACGCAGAATGTCGACCGTTTGCATCAATCTGCGGGCCACCGTCAGGTGATCGATCTGCACGGGCGGCTCGACCTGGTCCGCTGCATGGGCTGCGGCGCGAAGGCGCCCCGGAGCGAATTCCAGGATGTGCTTGGCCGTGCTAATCCCGAATGGCTGACGCTCGAAGCTGCGGATGCGCCCGACGGCGATGCCGATCTGGAGGACGCGGAATTCTCCTCGTTCAAGGTGCCTGCCTGCGAAGCCTGCGGCGGCATCCTCAAACCCGACGTTGTGTTTTTCGGCGAGAACGTCCCTCGCGACGTGGTTGCTGTTGCGCAAGACCATCTATCGCAGGCCGACGCTATGCTGATCGTTGGCTCGTCGCTGATGGTCTATTCCGGCTTTCGCTTTGTGCAGGCTGCGGCGCAGCGCAACATTCCGATCGCCGCGGTCAATCTCGGACGCACCCGCGCCGATGATCTTCTGACGCTGAAGGTCGAGGCGCGCTGCGAAGCAGCGCTTGCATTCCTGCTCTGA
- a CDS encoding glutathione binding-like protein: MDLYFSPLACSMATRIALYEAGAEANYLEVDPPTKTVLKDGADFRTVNPIGLVPTLRTDEGVVLTENAAILQYVADRFPQSGLGATQGIDRTRLHQWLCFIGTELHKGLFIPVLDRKAPQEAKAYVLEKNLSRLDYLDNYLKGREFLLDHFSVADAYLVTVINWTMATPPIELAKWPNVKAYYERLRQRPSIARAIAEEFELYKAEQARKKAAA, from the coding sequence ATGGATCTTTATTTCTCGCCGCTCGCCTGCTCCATGGCCACGCGCATCGCGCTCTATGAAGCCGGCGCCGAGGCAAATTATCTCGAAGTCGATCCGCCGACCAAGACAGTGCTGAAGGACGGCGCCGACTTCCGAACCGTGAACCCGATCGGGCTGGTGCCGACGCTGCGTACCGACGAGGGCGTGGTGCTGACCGAGAACGCTGCGATCCTGCAATACGTCGCCGACCGCTTTCCGCAATCCGGGCTCGGCGCCACGCAGGGCATCGATCGCACGCGGCTGCATCAATGGCTCTGCTTCATCGGCACCGAACTGCACAAGGGCCTGTTCATCCCCGTGCTCGACCGCAAGGCGCCGCAGGAAGCGAAGGCCTATGTGCTGGAGAAGAACCTGTCGCGGCTCGACTATCTCGACAATTACCTGAAGGGGCGCGAGTTCCTGCTCGACCATTTCAGCGTCGCCGATGCCTACCTCGTCACGGTCATCAACTGGACCATGGCGACGCCGCCGATCGAGCTCGCAAAATGGCCGAACGTGAAGGCCTATTACGAGCGCCTGCGGCAGCGGCCGTCGATCGCGAGGGCGATCGCGGAGGAGTTCGAGCTGTACAAGGCCGAGCAGGCGCGGAAGAAGGCGGCGGCGTAA
- a CDS encoding TRAP transporter substrate-binding protein, giving the protein MITRRGFTTGAATLLAAGHFSTRARAATVSWDMSTVWPEGNFHTQNAMAFADEVRKQTGGAVAITVKAGGQLGFKGPEHLRAVRDGLVPLADVLNIQQVGDEPFMGVESIPFLCGSMEELKVLHKYVRPEYEKVAARNNQKILYITPWPTQYLHLKVKVADVDGLKNIKIRVPDKNAVDMLNAIGMAAVMIPWGETIPALASGAVAGVSTSAVSGVDGKFWEFLKYVYPTNHVWSSQMLTVNLDSWKALSADQQKLVADIAAKMEPGFWANSLKADVDSLNRLKEGGMEVVPVSDAMMADIRSKTAPQLDAFLKHVPAADKPVRAYLAEMKRG; this is encoded by the coding sequence ATGATCACGCGACGAGGCTTCACCACGGGCGCTGCGACGTTGCTCGCCGCCGGCCACTTCTCGACCCGCGCGCGGGCCGCGACCGTGAGCTGGGACATGTCGACGGTGTGGCCCGAAGGCAATTTTCACACCCAGAACGCGATGGCGTTCGCGGACGAAGTGAGGAAGCAAACCGGCGGCGCGGTCGCCATCACCGTGAAAGCCGGCGGCCAGCTCGGCTTCAAGGGACCGGAGCATCTGCGCGCAGTGCGTGATGGCCTCGTGCCGCTCGCCGATGTCCTCAACATCCAGCAGGTCGGCGACGAGCCCTTCATGGGCGTCGAGAGCATTCCCTTCCTCTGCGGCTCGATGGAGGAATTGAAGGTGCTGCACAAATATGTGCGGCCGGAATACGAGAAGGTTGCCGCGCGCAACAACCAGAAGATCCTCTACATCACGCCGTGGCCGACGCAGTATCTGCATCTCAAGGTCAAGGTTGCCGACGTCGACGGGTTGAAGAACATCAAGATTCGCGTGCCCGACAAGAACGCCGTCGACATGCTGAATGCGATCGGCATGGCGGCCGTGATGATTCCTTGGGGCGAGACGATCCCCGCGCTGGCGTCCGGCGCCGTCGCCGGCGTCTCCACCTCGGCGGTGTCAGGTGTCGACGGAAAGTTCTGGGAATTCCTGAAATACGTCTACCCGACCAATCACGTCTGGTCGTCGCAGATGCTAACCGTCAATCTCGATTCCTGGAAGGCGCTGAGCGCCGACCAGCAGAAGCTCGTCGCTGATATCGCGGCCAAGATGGAGCCGGGCTTCTGGGCCAACTCGCTCAAGGCCGACGTCGACAGCCTCAACCGCCTCAAGGAGGGCGGCATGGAGGTGGTGCCGGTCTCGGACGCGATGATGGCGGACATTCGCAGCAAGACCGCGCCGCAGCTCGACGCGTTTCTCAAGCACGTGCCTGCCGCCGACAAGCCGGTGCGGGCCTATCTCGCCGAAATGAAGCGCGGCTGA
- a CDS encoding hydantoinase B/oxoprolinase family protein, which yields MSKPSGASLIDLQIMWHRLIAVVEEQAQVLLRTAFSPIVRECGDLSAGVFDLKGRMLAQAVTGTPGHVNSMAESVKHFIAHFPIETMKQGDAYITNDPWMGTGHLNDFVVTTPCFKDGKPVALFSCTSHLMDIGGIGFGPDATDVFMEGLYIPMLKLIDQGVVNETLMAMIRTNTRLPIDTEGDTYSLAGCNDVGCERLVEMMTEFGIDTLDELGDYICDRSREAVLAEIAKLPKGSWRNTMVVDGYDAPVTLAATLTISEHGIHVDFEGTSAASKFGINVPLSYTTAYTVFGLGCVVASQIPNNAGSLSPLTVSAPSGAILNASKPAPVASRHIIGQMLPDVVFGCLRQIIPERVPAEGTSCLWNLNVRGQTRSGVGGNYGFSMAVTSNGGTGARFTKDGLSATAYPSGVRGTPVEIAETQTPLIFWRKELRPDSGGAGRTRGGLGQIIEVGSGVDAPFDILAAFDRIDHPPRGRDGGRNGEAGYVGLKSGKKLRGKGFQQVPPDDRLVVMTPGGAGIGNPTERDRAAVNDDVASGLVSSENAVKVYGYAR from the coding sequence ATGAGCAAGCCGAGCGGCGCGAGCCTGATCGATCTTCAGATCATGTGGCACCGGCTGATCGCCGTAGTCGAAGAGCAGGCGCAGGTGCTCTTGCGCACGGCGTTCAGCCCGATCGTGCGCGAATGCGGCGACCTCTCGGCCGGCGTGTTCGACCTCAAGGGCCGGATGCTGGCGCAGGCGGTGACCGGCACGCCCGGTCACGTCAACTCGATGGCGGAATCGGTCAAGCACTTCATTGCGCATTTCCCGATCGAGACGATGAAGCAAGGCGATGCCTACATCACCAATGATCCCTGGATGGGTACCGGCCATCTCAACGACTTCGTCGTGACCACGCCGTGCTTCAAGGACGGCAAGCCGGTGGCGTTGTTCTCCTGCACCAGCCATCTGATGGACATCGGCGGCATCGGCTTCGGCCCTGATGCCACCGACGTGTTCATGGAGGGCCTCTACATCCCCATGCTGAAGCTGATCGACCAGGGTGTCGTCAACGAGACGCTGATGGCGATGATCCGCACCAACACACGGCTCCCAATTGACACCGAGGGCGATACCTATTCGCTCGCCGGCTGCAACGACGTCGGCTGCGAACGTCTGGTCGAGATGATGACCGAATTCGGCATCGATACGCTGGACGAGCTCGGCGATTACATCTGCGACCGCTCGCGCGAGGCCGTGCTGGCCGAGATCGCAAAGCTGCCGAAGGGCAGCTGGCGTAACACCATGGTGGTCGACGGTTACGACGCGCCGGTGACGCTCGCGGCGACGCTGACGATCTCGGAGCATGGCATTCACGTCGATTTCGAGGGCACCTCCGCCGCTTCGAAATTCGGCATCAACGTGCCCTTGTCCTACACCACGGCCTATACCGTGTTCGGCCTCGGCTGCGTCGTCGCCTCGCAGATCCCGAACAATGCGGGCTCGCTCTCGCCGCTGACGGTGTCGGCGCCATCAGGCGCGATCCTCAATGCGTCCAAGCCCGCGCCGGTCGCCTCGCGCCACATCATCGGCCAGATGCTGCCCGACGTCGTGTTCGGCTGCCTGCGCCAGATCATTCCCGAGCGCGTCCCCGCGGAAGGCACCTCGTGCCTGTGGAATCTGAACGTGCGCGGCCAGACCCGCAGCGGCGTCGGAGGCAATTACGGATTCTCGATGGCGGTGACCTCCAATGGCGGCACCGGCGCGCGCTTTACGAAGGATGGGCTGTCGGCGACCGCCTATCCCAGCGGCGTGCGCGGCACCCCGGTCGAGATCGCGGAAACGCAGACCCCGCTGATCTTCTGGCGCAAGGAGCTGCGACCCGATTCCGGCGGGGCAGGACGTACCCGCGGCGGCCTCGGCCAGATCATCGAGGTCGGCAGCGGCGTCGATGCGCCGTTCGACATTCTCGCCGCCTTCGACCGCATCGATCATCCGCCGCGCGGGCGCGATGGAGGCAGGAATGGAGAGGCCGGCTATGTCGGCCTGAAATCCGGCAAGAAGCTGCGCGGCAAAGGCTTTCAGCAGGTGCCGCCCGATGACCGGCTGGTGGTGATGACGCCCGGCGGCGCCGGCATCGGCAACCCCACGGAGCGGGATCGCGCCGCCGTCAACGACGACGTCGCGAGCGGCCTCGTGTCTTCAGAGAATGCGGTTAAGGTTTATGGGTATGCGCGGTGA
- a CDS encoding TetR/AcrR family transcriptional regulator gives MVQKSKPPSTADQSQRRVEPKRRGRPRAYEPDVALGKALDLFRRQGFAATSLDDLSEATGMNRPSLYGAFGDKRELYIKSYQRYREDARASMTAIFREEMPLRQRLERIFASALDIYLSGDTGPRGCFTVVTAASEAVGDPEIRAMVLDGLTELDKAFANCFRRAKEKGELPESADPAALAQIASATVHTVAIRSRARVPRKELEAIVKGAIDVMVGAKP, from the coding sequence ATGGTACAAAAATCGAAGCCGCCATCTACTGCCGACCAATCTCAGCGCCGCGTCGAGCCCAAGCGCCGCGGGCGGCCGCGCGCCTACGAGCCTGATGTCGCTTTGGGCAAGGCGCTCGACCTGTTCCGCCGTCAGGGCTTTGCCGCGACCTCGCTCGACGATCTCAGTGAAGCGACCGGCATGAATCGGCCGAGCCTCTATGGCGCCTTCGGCGACAAGCGCGAGCTCTACATCAAGAGTTACCAACGTTACCGCGAGGATGCGCGGGCCTCGATGACGGCGATCTTCCGCGAGGAGATGCCGCTGCGCCAGCGGCTCGAGCGCATCTTCGCTTCGGCGCTCGACATCTATCTCTCCGGCGACACCGGTCCGCGCGGTTGCTTCACCGTGGTGACCGCGGCATCCGAAGCCGTCGGCGATCCCGAGATCCGGGCCATGGTGCTCGACGGTCTCACCGAACTGGACAAGGCCTTCGCCAATTGCTTCCGCCGCGCAAAGGAGAAGGGCGAATTGCCCGAGAGCGCGGATCCGGCCGCGTTGGCGCAGATCGCATCTGCGACAGTGCACACCGTCGCCATCCGCTCCCGCGCCCGCGTGCCGCGCAAGGAACTGGAAGCGATCGTCAAGGGCGCGATCGACGTGATGGTTGGGGCTAAGCCTTAG